Proteins encoded within one genomic window of Lampris incognitus isolate fLamInc1 chromosome 1, fLamInc1.hap2, whole genome shotgun sequence:
- the gtf2h2 gene encoding general transcription factor IIH subunit 2 encodes MDEEPERAKRWEGGYERTWEVLKEDESGSLKATVEEILFQSKRKRVLESHGQVRLGMMRHLFVVVDFSRTMEDQDLKPNRLTSTLKLLEAFVQEYFDQNPISQVGIIATKNKRAEKLTDLAGNPKKHIAALRKAVDSICVGEPSLYNSLNLAIQSLKYMPAHTSREILIILSSLTTCDPANIYELVKTLKCLKVRVSVIGLSAEVRVCTVLTRETGGMYNVILDESHFKELLMFHVKPSPASSSSECSLIRMGFPQHTVASLKDQDLKPSFSMSSLDGSSDSGLTLGGYFCPQCHAKYTELPVECKICGLTLVSAPHLARSFHHLFPLEAFVESPVEQHPGDRFCQACQGELKDKSVFTCPACNSVFCVECNIFIHDTLHCCPSCINRQCAH; translated from the exons ATGGACGAAGAACCGGAGAGAGCCAAGCGGTGGGAAGGAGGCTATGAGAGGACATG GGAGGTGCTTAAAGAAGATGAATCTGGCTCCCTCAAAGCCACTGTGGAAGAAATTCTGTTCCAGTCCAAAAGAAAAAG AGTATTAGAGAGCCATGGCCAAGTGCGACTTGGAATG ATGCGTCACCTCTTTGTGGTAGTAGATTTCTCAAGAACTATGGAAGATCAAGACTTGAAGCCAAACCGCCTCACTTCCACTCTCAAG CTGTTGGAAGCATTTGTACAGGAGTATTTTGACCAAAATCCCATCAGTCAG GTGGGCATTATTGCCACAAAGAACAAAAGGGCAGAGAAGCTGACTGACCTGGCAG GGAATCCAAAGAAACATATTGCTGCCCTGAGGAAAGCTGTGGACTCCATTTGTGTTGGAGAGCCTTCTCTATACAACTCTCTCAACTTGGCTATACAAAGTCTGAA GTATATGCCTGCACACACCAGCCGGGAGATCCTGATCATCCTCAGTAGCCTCACTACTTGTGATCCAGCCAACATCTATGAGCTGGTCAAG ACCCTGAAATGTCTAAAGGTTCGTGTGTCTGTGATTGGCCTGTCAGCAGAGGTGCGAGTGTGCACAGTGCTCACAAGGGAAACAGGGGGCATGTACAATGTGATTTTGGATGAGAGCCACTTCAAGGAGCTGTTGATGTTCCATGTTAAGCCTTCTCCAGCCAGCAGCTCATCTGAATGTTCCCTGATTCGTATGG GTTTCCCCCAGCACACCGTTGCCTCCTTGAAAGACCAGGATCTCAAGCCTTCTTTCAGCATGTC TAGCTTGGATGGCAGCAGTGATTCAGGCCTTACTCTCGGAGGTTACTTCTGCCCGCAGTGCCACGCCAAGTACACCGAGTTACCTGTGGAGTGTAAAATATGTG GACTGACTTTGGTGTCAGCCCCACACCTGGCCCGTTCCTTCCACCACCTCTTCCCCCTGGAGGCGTTTGTAGAGAGCCCAGTAGAGCAGCACCCAGGAGACAG GTTCTGTCAAGCGTGTCAAGGAGAGCTGAAAGACAAAAGC GTGTTTACCTGTCCAGCATGCAACAGTGTGTTTTGTGTGGAATGCAATATCTTCATCCATGATACACTGCACTGCTGCCCCTCCTGTATTAACCGTCAGTGTGCCCACTGA
- the LOC130123483 gene encoding ubiquinol-cytochrome-c reductase complex assembly factor 3 codes for MSGLRTVLTSTAIVGVLGAGYGMWLVISPGEERRREILKNLPEANPVRMEETRRRNALVMQALKEAAETNDNIARQFGGPLK; via the exons ATGAGCGGGCTGCGAACCGTGTTGACCTCCACTGCCATTGTCGGCGTGCTTGGGGCTGGATACGGGATGTGGTTGGTTATTTCTCCAGGAGAAGAAAGGCGGAGGGAGATTCTCAAG AATCTACCGGAAGCTAACCCGGTGAGGATGGAGGAAACGAGGAGGAGGAACGCGCTGGTGATGCAGGCGCTCAAGGAGGCAGCAGAAACCAACGACAACATTGCAAGACAATTCGGTGGACCCTTGAAGTAG